One genomic segment of Desmodus rotundus isolate HL8 chromosome 5, HLdesRot8A.1, whole genome shotgun sequence includes these proteins:
- the LOC112303566 gene encoding olfactory receptor 5B2 yields the protein MENRTEVTHFLLLGLTNAPELQVPLLIMFTVIYLISVVGNLGMIVLILLDSRLHSPMYFFLSNLSLVDFAYSSAVTPKVMAGLLIGNKVISYNACAAQMFFFGAFATVENYLLASMAYDRCAAVCKPLHYTTTMTTSVCAYLVLGSYVCGFLNASFHVGDIFSLFFCKSNLVHHFFCDVPAVMALSCSDTHTSEVFLVFLSSFNVFFALLVILVSYLFILVTVLKIHSAQGHQKALSTCASHLTTVSIFYGTVIFMYLRPSSNHSMDTDKMASVFYSMVIPMLNPVVYSLRNKEVKSAFKKVVEKAQFSTGLGF from the coding sequence ATGGAGAACAGGACAGAAGTGACACACTTCCTCCTCCTTGGACTAACCAATGCCCCAGAGCTGCAGGTCCCCCTCTTGATCATGTTCACTGTCATCTATCTCATCAGCGTGGTTGGGAACCTGGGGATGATTGTGTTGATTCTCTTGGACTCTCGTCTCCACTCtcccatgtactttttcctcagtAACCTGTCTCTGGTGGACTTTGCTTACTCCTCGGCTGTCACTCCCAAAGTCATGGCTGGGTTACTCATAGGCAATAAGGTCATCTCCTACAATGCATGCGCTGCTCAGATGTTCTTTTTTGGAGCCtttgccactgtggaaaattacCTCTTGGCctccatggcctatgaccgctgtGCAGCAGTGTGCAAACCCCTGCATTACACCACCACCATGACGACAAGTGTGTGTGCGTATCTGGTCCTAGGCTCCTATGTCTGTGGGTTCCTGAATGCCTCTTTCCATGTTGGGGACATATTCAGCCTTTTCTTTTGTAAGTCTAATCTGGtccatcactttttctgtgaTGTTCCTGCTGTCATGGCTCTCTCTTGCTCAGATACACACACAAGTGAggtgtttcttgtttttctgtcaAGCTTTAATGTCTTCTTTGCTCTCCTGGTTATATTGGTCTCCTACCTATTCATATTGGTCACTGTCTTGAAGATACACTCAGCTCAGGGGCACCAGAAGGCTTTGTCCACTTGTGCATCTCACCTCACTACAGTTTCCATATTCTATGGAACAGTCATCTTCATGTACTTACGGCCCAGCTCCAATCattccatggacacagacaagatGGCTTCTGTCTTCTATTCTATGGTCATCCCCATGCTGAACCCAGTggtctacagcctgaggaacaaggaGGTCAAGAGTGCATTCAAGAAGGTGGTTGAGAAGGCACAGTTTTCTACAGGGTTGGGATTCTGA
- the LOC112303567 gene encoding olfactory receptor 5B2, with the protein MENNTEVAEFILLGLSSAPELQVPLFMIFTLIYLISVVGNLGMVILILMDSRLHTPMYFFLSNLSLVDFCYSSAVTPKVMAGLLLGDKVISYNACAAQMFFFASLATVENYLLASMAYDRYAAVCKPLHYTTTMTTGVCARLVIGSYVYGFLNASVHIRDTFSLSFCKSNVVHHFFCDVPAVMALSCSDRQISELILVIVASFNIVFALLVILISYLFIFVTILKMHSAEGYQKALSTCASHLTAVSIFYGTIIFMYLQPSSSHSMDTDKIASVFYTMVIPMLNPLVYSLRNKEVKNAFKKVAEKATSPWLHLVNV; encoded by the coding sequence ATGGAGAACAACACAGAAGTGGCTGAGTTCATCCTGCTAGGACTAAGCAGTGCCCCAGAGCTGCAGGTCCCCCTCTTCATGATCTTTACCCTCATCTACCTCATCAGTGTTGTTGGGAATCTGGGGATGGTCATCTTGATTCTCATGGACTCTCGTCTCCACACtcccatgtactttttcctcagtAACCTGTCTTTGGTCGACTTTTGTTACTCTTCAGCTGTCACTCCCAAGGTTATGGCTGGGTTGCTTCTAGGAGACAAGGTCATCTCCTACAATGCATGTGCTGCTCAGATGTTCTTTTTTGCATCcttggccactgtggaaaattacCTCTTGGCctccatggcctatgaccgctatgcAGCAGTGTGCAAACCCCTGCATTACACCACCACCATGACAACAGGTGTGTGTGCACGTCTGGTCATAGGTTCTTACGTCTATGGCTTTCTGAATGCTTCTGTCCACATTAGGGACACATTCAGCCTCTCTTTCTGTAAGTCCAATGTGGtccatcactttttctgtgaTGTTCCAGCAGTCATGGCTCTCTCTTGCTCAGACAGACAGATTAGTGAGCTGATTCTTGTCATTGTGGCAAGCTTCAACATTGTTTTTGCTCTCCTGGTTATCTTGATTTCCTACCTGTTCATATTTGTCACCATCCTGAAGATGCACTCAGCTGAGGGATATCAGAAGGCTCTGTCCACCTGTGCTTCTCACCTCACTGCAGTCTCCATCTTCTATGGAACTATCATCTTCATGTACTTACAGCCCAGCTCCAGCCattccatggacacagacaaaatTGCGTCCGTGTTCTATACGATGGTCATTCCCATGCTGAACCCCCTGGTCTACAGCCTGAGAAACAAGGAGGTCAAAAATGCCTTTAAGAAAGTTGCTGAGAAGGCAACCTCACCTTGGCTTCACCTTGTAAATGTGTAA
- the LOC112303565 gene encoding olfactory receptor 5B12, which translates to MENTTEVTEFILVGLTDDLKLQVPFFIIFFLIYLVTLLGNLGIIMLILLDPRLHTPMYLFLSNLSLVDFGYSSAVTPKVMAGFLTGEKIIPHNACATQFFFFVAFITVENFLLASMAYDRYAAVCKPLHYTTTMTTGVCARLVIASYACGFLNASIHTGNIFRLSFCRSNVVDHFFCDAPPLLALSCSDNYITEMVIFLVVGFNDLFSVLVILISYLFILITILRMHSSEGRQKAFSTCASHLTAVSIFYGTGTFMYLQPSSSHSMHTDKIASVFYTMVIPMLNPLVYSLRNKEVKSAFKKAIGKAQPSLRFIF; encoded by the coding sequence ATGGAAAACACTACCGAGGTGACCGAGTTCATTCTTGTGGGGTTAACAGATGACCTTAAACTGCAGGTCCCCTTCTTCATAATCTTCTTCCTCATCTACCTTGTCACTCTGCTTGGGAACCTGGGGATCATCATGTTGATACTGCTGGACCCTCGTCTCCACACTCCCATGTACCTCTTCCTCAGTAACCTCTCCCTGGTGGACTTTGGCTACTCCTCTGCTGTCACTCCCAAAGTGATGGCAGGATTCCTCACAGGAGAGAAAATCATACCCCACAATGCATGTGCCACCCAGTTCTTCTTCTTTGTTGCTTTTATCACTgtagaaaattttcttttggcCTCCATGGCTTACGACCGCTACGCAGCAGTGTGCAAACCCCTGCATTACACCACCACCATGACAACAGGTGTGTGTGCACGTCTGGTCATAGCCTCCTATGCCTGTGGCTTCCTGAACGCCTCCATCCACACTGGGAACATTTTCAGGCTCTCGTTCTGTAGGTCCAATGTGGTTGACCACTTTTTCTGCGATGCTCCTCCTCTCTTGGCTCTCTCGTGCTCAGACAACTACATCACTGAGATGGttatttttttggtggtgggTTTCAATGACCTCTTTTCTGTCCTGGTCATTTTGATCTCCTACCTGTTTATACTTATCACCATCCTGAGGATGCATTCGTCAGAGGGACGTCAAAAAGCGTTTTCTACCTGTGCTTCCCATCTCACTGCAGTCTCCATCTTTTACGGGACAGGCACCTTCATGTACTTACAGCCCAGCTCCAGCCATTCCATGCACACAGACAAAATCGCATCTGTGTTCTATACTATGGTcatccccatgctgaaccccctggtctacagcctgaggaacaaggaGGTCAAGAGTGCCTTTAAAAAGGCCATAGGAAAGGCACAGCCTTCTTTAagattcatattttaa
- the LOC123479602 gene encoding olfactory receptor 5B3, with translation MENTTEVTEFILLGLTNDPELQVPLLIMFTVIYLITLTGNLGIMVLILLDSRLHTPMYFFLSNLSLVDLCYSSAVTPAVMAGFLPGHKVISYNACAAQMYFFVAFATVENYLLASMAYDRYVAVCKPLHYTTTMTTGLCVSLAIGSYVCGFLNASIHTGDTFSLSFCESIVVHHFFCDVPAVMVLSCSDRHVSEMVLVYVVSFNISFALLVILISYTFIFITILKMHSSSGYQKALSTCASHFTAVSIFYGTIIFMYLQPSSSHSMDTDKIASVFYTMVIPMLNPLVYSLRNKEVKSALMKVVLEAKL, from the coding sequence ATGGAGAACACTACGGAAGTGACTGAGTTCATCCTCCTGGGACTAACCAATGACCCAGAGCTGCAGGTCCCCCTCTTGATCATGTTCACTGTCATCTACCTCATCACCTTGACTGGGAATTTGGGAATTATGGTGTTGATTCTCTTGGACTCTCGTCTCCACACtcccatgtactttttcctcagtAACCTGTCCCTGGTGGACTTGTGTTACTCTTCAGCTGTCACTCCTGCTGTCATGGCTGGATTTCTTCCAGGACACAAGGTCATCTCCTACAATGCATGTGCTGCTCAGATGTACTTTTTTGTAGCCTTTGCCACGGTGGAAAATTACCTCTTGGCttccatggcctatgaccgctatgtaGCAGTGTGCAAACCCCTGCATTACACCACCACCATGACAACAGGTCTGTGTGTGAGTCTGGCCATAGGCTCCTATGTCTGTGGGTTCCTAAATGCCTCCATCCACACGGGGGACACCTTCAGCCTCTCTTTCTGTGAGTCCATTGTGGtccatcactttttctgtgaTGTTCCAGCAGTCATGGTTCTCTCTTGCTCTGATAGACATGTTAGTGAGATGGTTCTTGTTTATGTAGTGAGCTTCAACATCTCTTTTGCACTTCTGGTTATCTTGATTTCCTACACATTCATATTTATAACCATCCTAAAGATGCACTCATCTTCAGGGTATCAGAAGGCTCTGtccacctgtgcctcccactTCACTGCAGTCTCCATCTTCTATGGAACTATCATCTTCATGTACTTACAGCCCAGCTCCAGCCattccatggacacagacaaaatCGCATCCGTGTTCTATACGATGGTCATTCCCATGCTGAACCCCCTggtctacagcctgaggaacaaggaGGTCAAGAGTGCACTCATGAAGGTTGTTTTAGAGGCAAAACTGTGA